A region of the Variovorax sp. 54 genome:
GCGTCGAGGCCGTTGCGGCGCGCCACGATGCTGTAGCAGGCCCAGCAAAAGGCGGCGCCCATGAACATCAGGTCGCCCTTCCAGACCTCGCCGCCCTCGAAGGCGTGCAGCAGGCTGCGCCCGCCGACCACGAGATCGCCCGCGACGATCATCGCCAGGCCGATGGCGCGCGTGGGCGTGATGCGGTCGCGCAGCACCAGTGCGGCCAGCAGCGTGGTCCACAGCGGCAGGCTGCCGGGCATCAGCACGGCGGCATGGCCGGCCGGTGCGAAGAAGAAGCCGCTGTAGGCGATGAGGGCGTAGGCCACGCCGCCGAAGATGCCGGCCGTGGCCGTCACGCGCAGCGACAGCGGCGACAGGCCGAAGAACGAGGACACGGCGCCGCGGTGCTTGGTCGCCAGCCACGCGCCCCAGGGCACCAGCACGAGGCTGGCGCCGCAGACGCGCGCAAAGGCGAGGTCGAAGGGCGTGAGCGAACGCGCGGCCGAGGCGCGCGCGATGAGGATGAAGGCGGTCCAGACCACGACGGTGACCACGGCCGCACCGATGCCGAGCATGCGGGGAGACAGGAGGGGCGGGGAGGTCTGCGGGGGCGCGGCGGGCATCCCGCCATTATCGAGGGCGGGCCTCGGCCGCGCAGGGACGGGGCGAATCAACCAGCCTCGCCGGCACGCAGGATCGCCAGCCCGGCCGCGCGCAGCGGCGCCAGCACCTGCTCGGGGGCCTGCGGCGCCACCAGCAGCTGCGTTGCGCCCGCCAGCGGGTTGACCACCCAGGCCGACGCGGCCCCGAGCTTTTCGGACGAGGCCAGCACGACGGTCTCGGCCGCCGCGGCCATGAGCGCGCGCTTGATCTCGGCCTCTTCCGCATCGCCCGTGGTCAGGCCCGCCTCGGCATGCACGCCGGTGACGCCCATGAAATACGTGTCGGCATGGATGCGCGAAATGGCCGCCATGGCCGCCGCGCCGACCGCCACCATCGAATGCCAGAAGAGGCGCCCGCCGATCAGCACCACCTCGATGCCGGTGTGCGCCTGCAGCTCGACCGCCACCGACGGGCTGTGCGTGACCACCGTGGCCTGCAGCGTGGGCGGCAGGTGGCGCGCCAGCTGCACGGCCGTGGTGCCGCCGTCGATGAACACCACCTGCCCCGGCTTCACGAGGCGCGCGGCGGCGCGGCCGATGGCCACTTTTTCGTCGGGCGCGAGCTGCTGGCGCCCGGTGAAGTCGGCCTCGGCCGCCGCGACCGGCAGCGCGCCGCCGTGCACGCGCTGCAGCAGCCCTTCGGCCGCGAGTTCGCGCAGGTCGCGGCGGATGGTGTCTTCGGACAGGGCCAGCTCCTCGCTGAGCGCCTTGGCGACGACCTGGCCGTCGCGCCGCAGGACCGAGAGGATGTGTTGCTTGCGCGGGCGGGTGAGCATGGGTCGATGATAGCGAGATTGCACGTTAATGCACGAATCATCTTGTTATTGCACGAATCCGGTTTTATGCTCGCCGCCATGACCCTCCACGACCGCGTCCGGGTGCACGAAGTCACCCTCCTGTCCGACCACTGGTACACGCTGCGCACCACCGCCTTCGACTGGCGGCGCAACGACGGCGAGTGGCAGCGCATGCACCGCGAGACCTACGACCGCGGCAACGGCGCCACGCTGCTGCCCTACCACCTCGGCCAGCGCACGGTGCTGCTCACGCGGCAGTTCCGCTACCCGGCCTTCGTCAACGGCCACGACGACCTGCTGATCGAGGCGACTGCGGGCCTGCTCGACAACGCCGCGCCCGAGGAGCGCATCCGCGCCGAGGTCGAAGAAGAACTGGGCTACCGGCTCGGCGCCGTGCAGAAGGTGTTCGAGAGCTTCATGAGCCCGGGCTCGGTGACCGAGAAGCTGCACTTCTTCGTCGCGCCCTACGAGGCCTCGATGCGCGTGGGCGCGGGCGGCGGGCTGGCGGAGGAGGGCGAGGACATCGAGGTGCTCGAGCTGCGCATCGACGAGGCGCTGGCCATGGTGGCCGACGGCCGCATCGCCGACGCCAAGACGATCATGCTGCTCTACCACGCGAAGCTGCACATCTTCGCGCCGGGATAATCGGCGGATGCCTCTTGCCTTCCGCCACGCGCCCCGTGCGCAGACTCTTGCGCTGATCCTTGCACTGCTGGTTTCGACCGGCGCCCTCGCCCAGCAAGCCCTTCCGCCCCAAGTCGATGCCGCCCTCGCGCGCGCCAAGGTGTCGCGCGACGCCGTGACCTTGCTCGTGGCCGATGCCGACGCCGGCCGCGCGCCGCGCCTGGCCTGGCGCTCGCAGGTGCCGGTGAACCCGGCCTCGATCATGAAGCTGGTGACCACCTACGCGGCGCTCGACCTGCTCGGCCCGGCCTACAGCTGGAACACGCCGGTCTACGTCGAGGGCTCGGTGGCCAACGGCGTGCTCAACGGCAACCTCTACATCAAGGGCCAGGGCGACCCCAAGCTGGTGCTCGAGCGCGTGTGGCTGCTGCTGCGCCACGTGCAGGGCCTGGGCATCACCACCGTGAGCGGCGACATCGTGATCGACCGCAGCGCCTTCGAGACCACGGTCGAGAACGACCCGGCCGCCTTCGACGGCGAGCCGCTGCGCCCCTACAACGCCTCGCCCGATGCGCTGCTGGTGAACTTCAAGTCGGTGAACATGACCTTCGCGCCCGACCGCGCCGGCCAGTTCGCGCGCGTGAGCTACGAGCCCCCGCTGGCCAGCGTGGCGATGCCGCCGACCGTGCCGCTGGCGCCCGGCGAATGCGGCGACTGGCGCGGTGCGCTCAAGCCCGACTTCAGCGACGTGAACCGCATCCGCTTCAACGGCGGCTTTCCCACCGGCTGCGGCGAGAAGAGCTGGGCCGTGGCGTACGCCGACCCGCGCACCTACAGTCTGCGCGCCATCGGCGGCATGTGGGCCGAGATGGGCGGGCGCGTCGGCGGCCAGATGCGCGAGGGCCGCGTGCCCGCGGGCCTGAAGCCGGCCTTCGACTTCGAATCGCCGCCGCTCGCGGAAGTGGTGCGCGACATCAACAAGTACAGCAACAACGTGATGGCGCAGCAGGTGTTCCTCACGCTCGGCCTCACGCAGAAGCAGCGCGGCACCTTCGAAGCGTCGCGCAGCGCACTGGGCCAGTGGTGGCGCGACCGCATCGGCACCGGCGAGGCCTCGCCGGTGTTCGAGAACGGCTCGGGCCTGTCGCGCGACGAGCGCATCAGCGCCGCCGCGCTCGGCAAGATGCTGCAGGTGGCGTGGCGCTCGCCCGTGATGCCCGAGCTGATGGCCTCGCTGCCCGCGATGGGCGTGGACGGCACGCTGAAGCGGCGCACGCTGCGCTCGGGCGGCGCAGCCCACCTGAAGACCGGCACGCTGCGCGACGCCTCGGGCGTGGCCGGCTACGTGCACGGCGCGAGCGGCCGGCGCTACGTGCTGGTGGCCATCGCCAACGGCGAGAACGCCGGCGCCGCGCGCGCCGCCTTCGACGCGCTGATCGACTGGACCGCGCAGGACCAGTGACTCGGACGGGGCCTGGCCCGTTCGGCTACTGAATAGGTTCTGCTGGCAAACGCGGCTTGCGCGCGGCCGTGGCGCTGCCCAGAATAGGACGCTCGTTCGTTTTCGATACAAATCCAGGAGACGCGTCTTGACCTTGCATCCACGGCATTCCCGGCCCTCTTCCCTCTCGGCCCGCCGAGCCACCGCCACGGCGACGCTCGCCGGCGCCACGCTGTTGCTCGCCGCCTGCGGCGGGGGCGGCGGTGGTGGGGGCGGCATCGGCATCGGCTTTCCGCCGCCGGGCGGCGGCAGCGACACCGGGCGCGGCACGGTCGTCACCAGCCCGCCCGAGCAGGGCACCAAGCTCACGGCCGACCAGTTCAGGGCCAGCCTGCAGGCCTCCGACCAGGGCAAGGCGCTGCTGCAGGTCACCGGCGCGCCCAAGTGCGGCGTCGACATGCGCTACCTCGAGTACCGCACCGTCGGCGGCAAGAACGAAGCCACCAACGCCACTGCCGCGATCATGGTGCCCTCGGGTTCCGACGTCGCCTGCAGCGGCGGGCGCCCCGTGGTGCTGTACGCGCACGGCACCACGCCGGCACGCAACTACAACCTCGCCAAGTGGACCGACACCACCCAGCCGGCCGCCGGCGAGGGCCTGATGGTGGCCGCCATGTTCGCGGCGCAGGGCTACATCGTGGTGGCGCCCAACTACGCGGGCTACGACAAGTCGACGCTGCCCTACCACCCCTACCTCAACGGCGAGCAGCAGGGCAAGGACATGGTCGACGCGCTCACCGCGGCGCGCAAGACCTTCTCGGACATCGGCGCGAACGACGCCGGTTCGCTGTTCATCACCGGCTATTCGCAGGGCGGCTACGTGGCGATGGCCGCGCACCGCGAGATGCAGGCCACCGGCAAGACGGTGACGGCCTCGGCCCCGCTGGCCGCGCCCTCGGCCATCAGCCTGCTGACCGACTACACCTACCTGGGCTGGCCGGCGCTGGGCTCCACGCTGTTCGTGCCGCTGCTGTCGACCAGTTGGCAGCAGCAGTTCGGCAACGTCTACGCCAGCCCCAGCGACGTCTACGAAGCGCAGTACGCCACCGGCATCGAGACGCTGCTGCCGAGCCTCACGCCGGGCACGCTGTTCTCCAGCGGCAAGCTGCCGCAGCTGGCGCTGTTCCCGGCCGACGGCAAGCCGGGCCCGGTGAGCCCCGAGCTGTCGATCTTCTATGGCGCCAACAACCTCATCAAGCAGAGCTTCCTGACGCAGGCGGCCACCGACATCCAGTCGAACACCTGCCCCGGCAACGCGCTGCCGGCCACGGCCGCGTCGCTGAGTTCGGCTTCGCCACTGGACTGCAAGCCCGCCACGGGCTTCCGCAAGGCCGCCATCGCCAACGACCTGCGCAACTGGGTGCCGACCAAGCCGATGCTGCTGTGCAGCGGCGCGAACGACCCGACCGTGAACTTCCTGAGCACCCGCGCCACGGCCGGCTACTTCCGCGCCAAGGGCATGCCGGCCGCCGCGCTCGCGGTGGTCGACCTGGAAGACCGCAGCGCCACCGACAGCTATTCGGCGGCACGCGCCGGCTTCGCGCAGGCGAAGGACCTGCTGGCACAGAGCACGCCGGGCAGCGCCGCCGACAAGGCCCGCGCCGTGACTGCGGCCTACCACGGCACGCTGGCGCCGCCGTTCTGCCTGGCGGCAGCGCGCGGGTTCTTCCAGGGTGTGTTGGCGGCGGGAGGCTAAACCCCCGCGGCCTGGGAGGCGTTGATCAGGCCGCTGCAGCGCGCTGCAAGCGGTCCTTGACGCCTTCCCACTCGGGCGTGTCGGGCGGCGTCTCGATCCAGATCAGCTTCACGCCCTGCGCGTCGAACTCGCGCAGCACCGCGAACAGCTGCTGCGCGGCGGCAGCAGCGTCGTCGGGCATGCGCCGCAGCAGCACGCGCTGCGAGCGGCTGCGCACATTGCTGCGCGTCCACACGGCGATGTGCGCGGCATTGGCGCCAAGCACATCGAGACCGGTCTGGATCGCCTTGGGGTCCATCAGCCGCACCTTGGCATCGGGCGCGTAGTGCGCCTCCAGCGTGCCCGAGGCGCGCGGATCGGGCGTGTCGAGCACCTCGCGGTCGCGCAATGGCTCGCCGGCGGCGGCCTCGATCTGCGCCCGCGTGATGAGGCCGGGCCGCAGCAGCACCGGGGCGCCGCGGCTGCAGTCGACGATGGTCGATTCGATGCCCACTTCGCAGGCACCGCCGTCGATCACCAGCAGCGCGTCGCCGAACTCGTCGTGCACGTGCTGCGCCGTGGTCGGGCTGACGCGGCCGAAGCGGTTGGCGCTCGGCCCCGCCAGGCCGGGCACGCCCTGCTCGGCGCAGGCTTCGAGCAGCGCCTGCGCCACCGGGTGCGCGGGGCAGCGCAGGCCGATGGTGTCCTGCCCGCCGGCCGCCGCCGCGCCCACGCCGGGCTGGCGCGTGACGATCAGCGTGAGCGGGCCGGGCCAGAAGGCCTGCACGAGCTTCTGCGCGAAAGGCGGCAGCGGCTGGGCAAAGCGCGACAGCGCCTGCGCGCCCTTGGCGCCCGCCGCCACGTGGACGATCAGCGGATGGTCGGCCGGCCGGCCCTTGGCCGCGAAGATGCCGGCCACGGCGGTGTCGCTGCTGGCATCGGCGCCCAGGCCGTAGACGGTCTCGGTCGGAAAGGCGACCAGCCCGCCCGCGCGCAGCACGCGCGCGGCCTCGGCGATGGCGTCGGGCGCTTGGCCGTCGAGGATCATGCGAGCGCCGGCAGGCCCAGCAGCAGCGCGGCCTGCGAGGCGTTGGCGCGCACGCTCTCGAGCGTGGCGCCGGTGAGGGTCAGGTGGCCCATCTTGCGGCCGCGGCGCGGTGCCAGCTTGCCGTACAGGTGCAGATGGACGCCGGGCACGGCAAGCACTTCGCTCCAGCGCGGCGACACCGGCTTGCCGTCGGCCGCGCCGTCCGGAAACCACAGGTCGCCCAGCAGGTTGAGCATGACGGCGGGGCTGTGCTGGCGCGGCGCGGTCAGCGGCAGGCCGGCCAGGGTGCGCACCTGCAGCTCGAACTGAGACACGTCGCAGGCTTCCATCGTGTAGTGGCCGCTGTTGTGCGGGCGCGGTGCCATTTCGTTCACCACCAGCGAGCCGTCGGCCAGCGCGAAGAACTCGACGCACAGCACGCCCACGTAGTCCAGGCCGCTGGCGATGCTCTTGGCGGAATTGACCGCGCCCTGCGCCACGGTCTTGGGCATGTTCTGCGGATGCACCTCGGTCACGGCGAGGATGCCGTCGCGGTGCAGGTTGCGCTGCGGCGGGAAGTGCACGATCTGGCCGTCACGGCCGCGCGCCAGGATCACCGAGCACTCGAACTCGAGCGCCAGCATCTTCTCGAGCACGCAGGGCACGCAGCCCGCGGCCTGCCAGGCCTCGACCAGCTCGGCGCGCGTCTTCACGCGCTGCTGGCCCTTGCCGTCGTAGCCCAGGCGGGCGGTCTTGAGGATGCCGGGCAGCAGTTGGTCGTCGACGGCGGCCAGTTGCTCCGCGGTCTCGATGACGGCATAGGGCGCGCACGGCACGCCGCAGCGCGTGAAGTGCGCCTTCTCGGTGATGCGGTCCTGCGCGATGGCGATGGCCGAGGCGGCAGGCGACACCGGCCGCGCCACCGCCAGGTGCTCCAGCGAGGGCGCGGGCACGTTCTCGAACTCGGTCGTCACCGCGTCGGCCAGGCCGGCGAGGCGGGCGAGGCCGTCGACGTCGGCGTAGTCGGTGTGGATGTGGTGGTGGCTCACGCGGCCGGCGGGGCTGTCGGCGTCGGGGTCGAGCACCGCGGTGAAGTAGCCCATGCGCTGGGCCGCGTGCGCGAACATGCGCCCGAGCTGGCCGCCGCCGAGCACGCCGAGCGTGGCGCCCGGGAGGATGGGCAAATCGCCGGCATGGCCCGAATGGCCGGTGACGCCGCTCACAGCGCACCCCCGCCTTGCGGCGAAAACGGTGACACGGGCGACACCGCCGCGCCCGCTTCGGGCGGCGGCAGCACCATGGCCTCGGCGGCAGCGGTCTGGGCCGTGCGGAAGGCGTCGAGCCTGGCGCGCAGTGCGGGGTTGTTCACCGCCAGCATCGCCACCGCGAACAGCGCCGCGTTGGCCGCGCCGGCGGTGCCGATGGCAAAGGTGGCCACGGGCACGCCCTTGGGCATCTGCACGATGCTGTAGAGGGAATCGACGCCCTGCAGGTGGCGGCTGGCCACCGGCACGCCGAGCACCGGCACCGTGGTTTTGGAGGCCAGCATGCCCGGCAGATGGGCCGCGCCGCCCGCCCCGGCGACGATCGCCGTGAGCCCGCGCCCGGCGGCGCTTTCGGCGTACGCAAACAGCGCATCGGGCATCCGGTGGGCCGAGACCACCTTCGCTTCGTGGCTGATTCCGAATTGCTGGAGAATCTCGACCGCATGGCGCATCGTCTCCCAATCGGAGTTCGAGCCCATCACTACACCGACCTGAATGGTTTCGTTCATGGTTTCAATTTTACGTTTCACCCCCAGCTGTTCCCGATGATCGACATCACTCTCGAAAATTTCCAGTCCGAGCTGGTCGAAGGCTCCGTCGCCACGCCGGTGCTGCTCGACATCTGGGCCGAATGGTGCGGCCCCTGCAAACAGCTCGGCCCGGTGCTCGAAAAACTCGAAACCGAATACGCCGGCCGCTTCACGCTGGCCAAGCTCGACGCCGACAAGGTGCCGCAGATTTCGTCGCAGCTGTCCGAAATGTTCGGTGTGCGCAGCATCCCGTTCTGCGTGATGTTCAAGGACGGCCAGCCGGTCGACGGCTTCGTGGGCGCCATTCCCGCCGAGAAGATCCGCGAATTCCTCGACAAGCACGTGCCGGGCGCCGATGAGGCCGAAGCCGCCTCGGAAGAAGCCGCCGCGCAGGACGCGCTGGCCGAGGGCGACACCCTGGGCGCGCTCGAGAAGCTGCAGCACGCCGTGGCCACCGACCCGGCCAACGACGACGCGCGCTTCGACTACATCAAGCTGTTGCTGCAGGAAGGCCGCACCGACGACGCCAAGGTCGCCTTTGCCCCGGTGATCGCCAAGACCACGCTGGTGCGCCGCTTCGACTCGCTGCAGCGCTGGATGGACGCCATCGATTTCGCAGCACCGGTCACAGGCTCCGCGCCGACTTTGGGCGATTTCGACGACAAGATTGCCGTCAGCAAGCGCGACTTCGACGCCCGCTTCGGCCGCGCCCGCCTGCTGATGGCCGCCCAGCGCTGGACCGACGCGATGGACGAGCTGCTCGACATCCTCATGCGCGACAAGAGCTGGAGCGAAGACCTCGCGCGCAAGACCTACATCGCGATCCTCGACGTGATCGAGCCGCCGAAGGTGAAGGTCGCCGACGGGCAGATTCCGCCGGACGATCCGGTCGTGGCCACGTACCGCCGCCGCCTGAGCAGCGTCGTGCTGAGCTGAACGACGCATTGCGCCTTTCAGTGCGCAATTGAACAAGAAAGCGACCCGTGGGTCGCTTTTTTATTGCCGCCGTCGCCTCATATAGATAGCATTGCTACTCAATTTCCGATAAAAGCGCATTGCAATGCTCCAACTCACTGAAGAACTCGAAAAGGCCCGCAAGGCCGGCGGCCTGAGCCAGGAGGCGCTGGCCACGCGCGCCGGACTGTCGCGCATGACGGTGCAGCGCATCGAAAGCGGCCAGATCGATCCGCGCCTGTCGACGCTGCTCGAAATGGCGCGCGTGCTGGGGCTCGAACTCATGCCCGTGCCCGCCAGCCTGCGCCCGCAGCTCGAAGACTTCGTGCGCTCGGGCGGTCGCCTGCTTGGCCAGCCGGCGGGCGTGGGCGCGCCGCCGTCCATCGCGCAGAGCCTGGCTGACGAGGGCCGGTGAGCACGCGCGCCGTCTTCAACACCGGCATCCGCTACCTGCGGATGTATTTGCACGCACCTGACGGCGGGCGGCGCGCCATCGGTTACCTCTCGCAGTACGGCGACATCCTGCGTGTGTCCTTCGACGAGGCCTACATCGCCGACCCGGGCCGGCCCACGCTGTCGCTGGCCTACCGCGGCGCCGACGAGGCGGCCACGCGCGCCATCCTGGCGTCGGCGCGCGACACCCGCGTGTCGCGCAGCGACGGCCGCTGGCCCAGCTACTTCCAGAACCTGCTGCCCGAGGGCCACAACCGCGAGCGCCTGGCGCAGCAGCGCGGCTGCGCGGCCGACGACGAGTTCGAGCTGCTGGCCGCCGCCGGCCACGACCTGATGGGCGCGCTCGAGGTCGAGCCCGTGCCCACGTCCGAAGGCATTCCCGACACCGTGCGCCACTGGCACACGGCGC
Encoded here:
- a CDS encoding 5-(carboxyamino)imidazole ribonucleotide synthase → MSGVTGHSGHAGDLPILPGATLGVLGGGQLGRMFAHAAQRMGYFTAVLDPDADSPAGRVSHHHIHTDYADVDGLARLAGLADAVTTEFENVPAPSLEHLAVARPVSPAASAIAIAQDRITEKAHFTRCGVPCAPYAVIETAEQLAAVDDQLLPGILKTARLGYDGKGQQRVKTRAELVEAWQAAGCVPCVLEKMLALEFECSVILARGRDGQIVHFPPQRNLHRDGILAVTEVHPQNMPKTVAQGAVNSAKSIASGLDYVGVLCVEFFALADGSLVVNEMAPRPHNSGHYTMEACDVSQFELQVRTLAGLPLTAPRQHSPAVMLNLLGDLWFPDGAADGKPVSPRWSEVLAVPGVHLHLYGKLAPRRGRKMGHLTLTGATLESVRANASQAALLLGLPALA
- a CDS encoding DMT family transporter, producing the protein MLGIGAAVVTVVVWTAFILIARASAARSLTPFDLAFARVCGASLVLVPWGAWLATKHRGAVSSFFGLSPLSLRVTATAGIFGGVAYALIAYSGFFFAPAGHAAVLMPGSLPLWTTLLAALVLRDRITPTRAIGLAMIVAGDLVVGGRSLLHAFEGGEVWKGDLMFMGAAFCWACYSIVARRNGLDAVRATIAITVFALMTYVPVYTLLVASGAVVSHIGSAPWGEVAFQMAFQGLGSVVISGITFTKMIQHFGPVRTTMITALVPGLSAFGAVLWLGEPMHWSLVAGLALVTGGILFGVRKAAAVRVAPVCPTPCPAGMGRPNV
- the dacB gene encoding D-alanyl-D-alanine carboxypeptidase/D-alanyl-D-alanine endopeptidase, which translates into the protein MPLAFRHAPRAQTLALILALLVSTGALAQQALPPQVDAALARAKVSRDAVTLLVADADAGRAPRLAWRSQVPVNPASIMKLVTTYAALDLLGPAYSWNTPVYVEGSVANGVLNGNLYIKGQGDPKLVLERVWLLLRHVQGLGITTVSGDIVIDRSAFETTVENDPAAFDGEPLRPYNASPDALLVNFKSVNMTFAPDRAGQFARVSYEPPLASVAMPPTVPLAPGECGDWRGALKPDFSDVNRIRFNGGFPTGCGEKSWAVAYADPRTYSLRAIGGMWAEMGGRVGGQMREGRVPAGLKPAFDFESPPLAEVVRDINKYSNNVMAQQVFLTLGLTQKQRGTFEASRSALGQWWRDRIGTGEASPVFENGSGLSRDERISAAALGKMLQVAWRSPVMPELMASLPAMGVDGTLKRRTLRSGGAAHLKTGTLRDASGVAGYVHGASGRRYVLVAIANGENAGAARAAFDALIDWTAQDQ
- a CDS encoding DeoR/GlpR family DNA-binding transcription regulator, producing MLTRPRKQHILSVLRRDGQVVAKALSEELALSEDTIRRDLRELAAEGLLQRVHGGALPVAAAEADFTGRQQLAPDEKVAIGRAAARLVKPGQVVFIDGGTTAVQLARHLPPTLQATVVTHSPSVAVELQAHTGIEVVLIGGRLFWHSMVAVGAAAMAAISRIHADTYFMGVTGVHAEAGLTTGDAEEAEIKRALMAAAAETVVLASSEKLGAASAWVVNPLAGATQLLVAPQAPEQVLAPLRAAGLAILRAGEAG
- a CDS encoding tetratricopeptide repeat protein → MIDITLENFQSELVEGSVATPVLLDIWAEWCGPCKQLGPVLEKLETEYAGRFTLAKLDADKVPQISSQLSEMFGVRSIPFCVMFKDGQPVDGFVGAIPAEKIREFLDKHVPGADEAEAASEEAAAQDALAEGDTLGALEKLQHAVATDPANDDARFDYIKLLLQEGRTDDAKVAFAPVIAKTTLVRRFDSLQRWMDAIDFAAPVTGSAPTLGDFDDKIAVSKRDFDARFGRARLLMAAQRWTDAMDELLDILMRDKSWSEDLARKTYIAILDVIEPPKVKVADGQIPPDDPVVATYRRRLSSVVLS
- a CDS encoding helix-turn-helix domain-containing protein; this translates as MLQLTEELEKARKAGGLSQEALATRAGLSRMTVQRIESGQIDPRLSTLLEMARVLGLELMPVPASLRPQLEDFVRSGGRLLGQPAGVGAPPSIAQSLADEGR
- a CDS encoding GDP-mannose pyrophosphatase, translating into MTLHDRVRVHEVTLLSDHWYTLRTTAFDWRRNDGEWQRMHRETYDRGNGATLLPYHLGQRTVLLTRQFRYPAFVNGHDDLLIEATAGLLDNAAPEERIRAEVEEELGYRLGAVQKVFESFMSPGSVTEKLHFFVAPYEASMRVGAGGGLAEEGEDIEVLELRIDEALAMVADGRIADAKTIMLLYHAKLHIFAPG
- a CDS encoding L-threonylcarbamoyladenylate synthase; translated protein: MILDGQAPDAIAEAARVLRAGGLVAFPTETVYGLGADASSDTAVAGIFAAKGRPADHPLIVHVAAGAKGAQALSRFAQPLPPFAQKLVQAFWPGPLTLIVTRQPGVGAAAAGGQDTIGLRCPAHPVAQALLEACAEQGVPGLAGPSANRFGRVSPTTAQHVHDEFGDALLVIDGGACEVGIESTIVDCSRGAPVLLRPGLITRAQIEAAAGEPLRDREVLDTPDPRASGTLEAHYAPDAKVRLMDPKAIQTGLDVLGANAAHIAVWTRSNVRSRSQRVLLRRMPDDAAAAAQQLFAVLREFDAQGVKLIWIETPPDTPEWEGVKDRLQRAAAA
- the purE gene encoding 5-(carboxyamino)imidazole ribonucleotide mutase gives rise to the protein MNETIQVGVVMGSNSDWETMRHAVEILQQFGISHEAKVVSAHRMPDALFAYAESAAGRGLTAIVAGAGGAAHLPGMLASKTTVPVLGVPVASRHLQGVDSLYSIVQMPKGVPVATFAIGTAGAANAALFAVAMLAVNNPALRARLDAFRTAQTAAAEAMVLPPPEAGAAVSPVSPFSPQGGGAL
- a CDS encoding alpha/beta hydrolase family protein, producing MHPRHSRPSSLSARRATATATLAGATLLLAACGGGGGGGGGIGIGFPPPGGGSDTGRGTVVTSPPEQGTKLTADQFRASLQASDQGKALLQVTGAPKCGVDMRYLEYRTVGGKNEATNATAAIMVPSGSDVACSGGRPVVLYAHGTTPARNYNLAKWTDTTQPAAGEGLMVAAMFAAQGYIVVAPNYAGYDKSTLPYHPYLNGEQQGKDMVDALTAARKTFSDIGANDAGSLFITGYSQGGYVAMAAHREMQATGKTVTASAPLAAPSAISLLTDYTYLGWPALGSTLFVPLLSTSWQQQFGNVYASPSDVYEAQYATGIETLLPSLTPGTLFSSGKLPQLALFPADGKPGPVSPELSIFYGANNLIKQSFLTQAATDIQSNTCPGNALPATAASLSSASPLDCKPATGFRKAAIANDLRNWVPTKPMLLCSGANDPTVNFLSTRATAGYFRAKGMPAAALAVVDLEDRSATDSYSAARAGFAQAKDLLAQSTPGSAADKARAVTAAYHGTLAPPFCLAAARGFFQGVLAAGG